The following coding sequences lie in one Nycticebus coucang isolate mNycCou1 chromosome 20, mNycCou1.pri, whole genome shotgun sequence genomic window:
- the LOC128573045 gene encoding olfactory receptor 2G6: MEETSNNSSEKGFLLLGFSDQPQLERFLFVIILHFYILNLLGNTSIILVSYLDPKLHTPMYFFLSNLSCVDICFTTSVAPQLLVTMNKKDKTMSYGGCVAQLYVAMGLGSCECILLAVMAYDRYAAVCWPLHYTTIMYPRLCASLASIAWLSGLVTSLIQCSLTVQLPLCGHRKLDHIFCEVPVLIKLACVDTTFNEAELFVASVVFLIVPVSLILVSYGLITRAVLRINSAAGRQKVFGTCSSHLVVVIIFYGTIIFMYLQPAKSSSKTQGKFVSLFYTIVTPLLNPIIYTLRNKDVKGALKVLITGKALGPRPRD; the protein is encoded by the coding sequence atggaagaaaCCAGCAACAACAGCTCTGAAAAGGGATTTCTTCTTCTAGGATTTTCAGACCAGCCCCAGCTGGAGAGGTTCCTTTTTGTCATCATTTTGCACTTCTACATCTTAAACCTTTTGGGAAACACTTCCATCATATTGGTATCTTATCTGGACCCCAAACTCCACACTCCGATGTATTTCTTCCTGAGCAACCTCTCCTGTGTGGACATCTGCTTTACCACCAGTGTTGCCCCACAGCTGCTGGTCACCATGAATAAGAAAGACAAGACCATGAGCTATGGTGGATGTGTGGCCCAGCTTTATGTGGCCATGGGCTTAGGCTCATGTGAGTGCATTCTCCTGGCAGTCATGGCTTATGACCGCTATGCTGCTGTCTGCTGGCCACTGCACTACACAACCATCATGTACCCCAGGCTCTGTGCATCCCTGGCCAGTATAGCATGGCTCAGTGGCCTCGTTACCTCCCTAATTCAATGCTCCCTTACTGTACAGCTACCCCTTTGTGGTCATCGCAAACTGGACCACATTTTCTGTGAGGTGCCAGTGCTCATTAAACTGGCCTGTGTGGACACAACTTTTAATGAGGCAGAACTCTTTGTGGCCAGTGTAGTCTTTCTCATTGTCCCTGTGTCACTCATCTTGGTCTCCTATGGCCTTATAACCCGAGCTGTGCTGAGGATCAACTCAGCTGCAGGACGCCAGAAGGTTTTCGGGACCTGCTCCTCTCACCTGGTTGttgtcatcattttttatggGACTATCATCTTCATGTACCTTCAGCCAGCCAAAAGTAGCTCCAAAACTCAGGGAaagtttgtttctcttttctacaCCATAGTTACCCCACTTTTAAATCCCATCATCTATACTCTGAGAAACAAAGATGTAAAAGGGGCCTTGAAGGTGCTGATTACAGGAAAAGCTCTTGGGCCACGACCAAGGGATTAA